A window of the Rhodoferax sp. GW822-FHT02A01 genome harbors these coding sequences:
- a CDS encoding NAD(P)/FAD-dependent oxidoreductase, giving the protein MPIDTPKPVTQFGPDFPFAFDDWISHPAGLGQIPAARYGQEVAIVGAGMAGMVAAYELMKLGLKPVIYEASRMGGRLRSQRFEGTHDVVAELGGMRFPLSGTAFFHYVHTLGLKTRPFPNPLTPASGSTVIDLEGNTHYAESLQDLPPLFQEVANAWAEALETDARFSDMQRAIRERDVPALKALWNVLVPLWDDRTFYDFVATSSAFSKLSFAHREVFGQVGFGTGGWDSDFPNSMLEILRVVITSCDDNQHLIVGGSEQVPHGLWRHAPERLVHWPLGTTLERLHAGATRPGVTGIVRDSDGQLVVTDTWGTQRRYAAVLTTCQSWLLTTQIACDEALFSQKMWMALDRTRYMQSSKTFVMVDRPFWKDKDPQTGRDVMSMTLTDRLTRGTYLFDNGPDKPGVICLSYAWMGDALKMLPQSVDKRVRLALKALKQIYPKVDIASHIIGDPICVSWEADPHFLGAFKGALPGHYRYNQRMYSHFMQDQFPEAQKGIFIAGDDVSWTPAWVEGAVQTSLNAVWGILHHLGGSTHPVNPGPGDVFDAIGPLKLED; this is encoded by the coding sequence ATGCCTATTGATACCCCCAAGCCCGTCACGCAGTTCGGTCCGGACTTTCCATTCGCATTTGATGACTGGATTTCCCATCCGGCAGGGCTTGGCCAAATACCCGCCGCTCGGTATGGCCAAGAGGTTGCCATCGTGGGTGCAGGGATGGCGGGCATGGTGGCTGCCTATGAACTGATGAAACTGGGCCTCAAACCCGTCATATACGAGGCCTCGCGAATGGGCGGCAGGCTGCGGTCCCAGCGTTTTGAAGGCACGCACGATGTGGTGGCTGAATTGGGCGGCATGCGCTTTCCGTTATCGGGGACGGCCTTCTTTCATTACGTCCACACACTCGGCCTGAAGACACGACCCTTCCCCAACCCGCTCACACCGGCGTCGGGCAGCACGGTCATCGACCTGGAGGGAAATACGCACTATGCCGAGTCGCTCCAGGACCTGCCGCCCTTGTTTCAAGAGGTAGCGAATGCCTGGGCCGAGGCACTGGAGACCGATGCCCGCTTCAGCGACATGCAGCGCGCCATACGGGAACGTGATGTCCCTGCCCTCAAGGCACTATGGAACGTGTTGGTGCCACTCTGGGATGACCGCACTTTTTACGACTTCGTGGCCACCTCCAGTGCCTTCTCCAAGCTCAGTTTTGCGCACCGGGAGGTGTTCGGGCAGGTGGGGTTCGGCACCGGCGGATGGGACTCCGATTTCCCCAACTCCATGCTGGAGATCTTGCGTGTGGTTATCACCAGCTGCGACGACAACCAGCACCTGATTGTGGGCGGCTCCGAGCAGGTGCCCCATGGCCTGTGGCGCCACGCTCCTGAACGATTGGTCCACTGGCCTCTGGGCACCACGCTGGAACGCCTGCATGCTGGAGCGACGCGCCCCGGTGTGACCGGGATCGTGCGAGACAGCGACGGCCAACTGGTGGTAACAGACACCTGGGGCACCCAACGGCGCTACGCCGCTGTACTGACTACCTGCCAAAGCTGGTTGCTGACGACGCAGATTGCGTGCGATGAGGCGTTGTTCTCGCAAAAAATGTGGATGGCACTGGACCGTACCCGCTATATGCAATCAAGCAAAACGTTTGTGATGGTGGACCGTCCGTTCTGGAAAGACAAGGATCCGCAAACCGGGCGTGACGTCATGAGCATGACTCTGACCGATCGCCTCACACGCGGCACTTATCTGTTTGACAACGGCCCTGACAAGCCCGGTGTCATATGCCTCTCCTACGCATGGATGGGTGACGCCCTGAAGATGCTGCCGCAATCAGTGGACAAGCGTGTTCGTCTGGCGCTCAAGGCCCTGAAGCAAATCTACCCGAAAGTGGATATCGCCAGCCACATCATTGGTGATCCCATCTGTGTCTCCTGGGAGGCAGATCCCCATTTTCTGGGGGCCTTCAAAGGGGCGCTGCCGGGTCACTACCGCTACAACCAGCGCATGTATTCGCACTTCATGCAGGACCAATTCCCCGAAGCGCAGAAGGGCATCTTCATTGCGGGTGACGACGTGTCCTGGACGCCTGCCTGGGTGGAGGGCGCGGTGCAGACCTCACTCAATGCCGTGTGGGGTATCCTGCACCACCTGGGCGGCAGCACGCACCCGGTAAACCCAGGCCCGGGCGATGTGTTCGACGCCATCGGACCATTGAAACTGGAAGACTGA
- a CDS encoding carbon-nitrogen hydrolase family protein: protein MSAAELPDQVRSPLTLAVYQCQSRPLDVAANLERMERVAGQARTRGAEVVLFPEMFVTGYSIGASAVRALAQSSEGAYRHAVAQIARSVGIAIVFGYPERDSTDRVFNAAQWIDGKGEVVLNYRKTHLYGALDRSQFSAGVADPSNLQLGELNGWKMGLLICYDIEFPENTRRLALAGADCVLVPTANMDRYDFVPDTLVPTRAFENQMVVAYANYCGPEGSLRYGGLSSIVDALGRPLAKAKRDETLLVAVLQPAELNDARLQQTHLQEMRAYMLGSAMNQ from the coding sequence ATGAGCGCCGCTGAACTCCCCGACCAAGTACGCAGTCCGCTCACGCTGGCCGTGTACCAGTGCCAGTCCCGACCGCTGGACGTTGCTGCCAACCTGGAGCGCATGGAACGCGTTGCTGGGCAGGCGCGCACGCGCGGTGCCGAAGTGGTGCTGTTTCCCGAGATGTTTGTCACGGGCTACAGCATTGGCGCCAGCGCGGTTCGGGCCTTGGCGCAGAGCTCGGAAGGCGCCTATCGCCACGCCGTGGCGCAGATTGCCCGCTCGGTCGGCATTGCCATCGTATTTGGATATCCCGAGCGCGATTCGACCGACCGTGTATTCAATGCCGCACAGTGGATTGATGGCAAGGGTGAGGTGGTCCTGAACTATCGAAAGACGCATCTGTACGGAGCACTGGATCGCAGCCAGTTCAGCGCAGGTGTGGCTGACCCATCGAACCTCCAGCTGGGGGAGCTCAACGGCTGGAAAATGGGTTTGCTGATTTGCTATGACATCGAGTTCCCCGAGAACACGCGCCGCCTGGCGTTGGCGGGTGCGGACTGCGTCCTGGTGCCAACCGCAAACATGGACCGCTACGACTTTGTGCCCGACACCCTGGTGCCCACGCGGGCCTTTGAAAACCAGATGGTTGTGGCGTACGCCAACTACTGTGGGCCTGAAGGGAGCTTGCGCTACGGCGGACTCAGTTCCATTGTCGATGCTTTGGGCCGGCCACTAGCCAAGGCAAAACGGGATGAAACGCTGCTCGTCGCGGTACTACAACCCGCCGAGCTGAACGACGCGAGACTTCAACAAACGCATCTGCAAGAGATGCGCGCATACATGCTTGGGTCCGCGATGAACCAGTAG
- a CDS encoding aminopeptidase P N-terminal domain-containing protein, with the protein MNTALYQARRAALAQHMGPHGVAILPTAPEQQRNRDSDFQFRHDSYFYYLSGFREPKAWLVIKANGHTTLFCQPKDLEREIWDGFRVGPDAAPQTLGVDAAYSVTELDTRMPALLDGCDAVWFPFATHKGLESRVDGWLGTLRARVRYGTLAPEQQRDLCGPLDEMRLVKDASEQDTMRRAGQISAQAHVRAMQTCARMLRAGKEVREYHLDAELLHAFRTQGAQYPAYESIVAAGANACVLHYRADAGLVRDGELVLIDAGCELNGYASDITRTFPANGKFSGPQRALYDLVHASQEAAIAATHAGARFTDPHEATVKVLAQGMLDLGLLDRNKVGTLDDVIEKRAYFQFYMHRTGHWLGMDVHDCGPYTEPSEIGQKTERKDALTGETIINRPARILQPGMVLTIEPGIYVRPAEGVPEQFHNIGIRIEDDAIVTADGCELISRGVPVDADAIEALMRD; encoded by the coding sequence ATGAATACCGCCCTCTACCAAGCACGACGCGCCGCCCTGGCCCAGCACATGGGCCCCCATGGCGTGGCCATACTGCCCACCGCGCCCGAACAGCAACGCAACCGCGACTCCGACTTCCAGTTCCGCCATGACAGCTACTTCTACTACCTGAGCGGCTTTCGCGAACCCAAGGCCTGGCTGGTGATCAAGGCCAACGGCCACACCACCCTGTTCTGCCAACCCAAGGATCTGGAGCGCGAGATCTGGGACGGCTTCCGCGTCGGCCCTGACGCGGCACCACAAACCCTGGGGGTGGATGCGGCCTATTCGGTCACCGAGCTCGACACCCGCATGCCTGCCCTGCTGGATGGCTGTGATGCAGTGTGGTTCCCATTCGCTACCCACAAGGGTCTGGAGTCGCGCGTGGACGGCTGGCTGGGCACCTTGCGCGCCCGGGTACGCTACGGCACCCTGGCACCGGAACAGCAGCGTGACCTGTGCGGCCCGCTCGACGAGATGCGCCTGGTCAAGGACGCCAGCGAGCAGGACACCATGCGCCGTGCCGGCCAGATCAGCGCACAGGCCCATGTGCGCGCCATGCAGACGTGTGCGCGCATGCTGCGCGCAGGCAAGGAGGTGCGCGAATACCACCTGGATGCAGAGCTGCTGCACGCCTTTCGCACGCAGGGCGCGCAATACCCGGCATACGAGTCCATCGTGGCCGCAGGTGCCAATGCCTGCGTGCTGCATTACCGAGCCGACGCCGGACTGGTGCGCGACGGCGAGCTGGTGCTGATCGACGCGGGTTGCGAGCTCAATGGCTACGCCTCCGACATCACCCGCACCTTCCCGGCCAACGGCAAGTTCAGCGGTCCGCAGCGTGCGCTCTATGACCTGGTGCACGCCTCGCAGGAGGCTGCCATTGCGGCAACCCATGCGGGTGCACGCTTTACCGACCCGCACGAAGCCACGGTGAAGGTGCTGGCCCAGGGCATGCTGGATCTGGGGCTACTGGACAGGAACAAGGTGGGAACACTGGACGACGTGATTGAAAAGCGCGCCTACTTCCAGTTCTACATGCACCGCACCGGCCATTGGCTGGGCATGGACGTGCACGACTGCGGCCCGTACACCGAGCCCTCGGAGATCGGGCAGAAGACCGAGCGCAAGGATGCGCTCACCGGCGAGACCATCATCAACCGCCCGGCGCGCATCCTCCAGCCCGGGATGGTGCTGACCATAGAGCCGGGCATCTATGTGCGCCCAGCCGAAGGCGTGCCGGAGCAGTTCCACAACATCGGCATCCGCATCGAGGACGATGCCATCGTGACCGCAGACGGTTGCGAGCTGATCAGCCGCGGCGTGCCAGTGGACGCGGACGCCATCGAGGCGCTGATGCGCGACTGA
- a CDS encoding nucleotidyltransferase family protein translates to MPSEITLDIPVMLLAAGRGERMRPLTDRTPKPLLTVRGKPLLQWRMEALLQAGFHNGVINTAWLGEQIEARFGNTFAHPPATGSMQLRYSREGLDFGGALETAGGICRSLPLLGDAFWAMAADVFAPDFVFSRDDVQAFLRSDKLAHIWLVPNPEHNPAGDFGLDPASGLALNIPKDTGMPRYTFSTIGLYRKELFLQPWCDVPPGNPAGTHAALAPLLRLAMDQQRVSAALYTGAWTDVGTPQRLALLNN, encoded by the coding sequence ATGCCTTCTGAAATCACCCTTGATATCCCTGTGATGCTGCTGGCCGCCGGACGCGGTGAACGCATGCGTCCCTTGACCGACCGCACGCCCAAACCCCTGCTGACCGTGCGCGGCAAGCCGTTGCTGCAGTGGCGCATGGAGGCACTGCTGCAAGCCGGATTCCACAACGGAGTGATCAACACCGCCTGGCTGGGCGAGCAGATCGAGGCCCGCTTCGGCAACACCTTTGCACATCCTCCGGCCACCGGGTCCATGCAACTGCGCTATTCACGCGAGGGCCTGGACTTTGGCGGTGCGCTGGAAACCGCAGGCGGCATCTGCCGTTCCCTGCCGCTGCTGGGCGACGCGTTCTGGGCCATGGCCGCCGACGTGTTTGCACCCGACTTCGTGTTCAGTCGGGACGATGTACAGGCCTTTTTGCGCAGCGACAAACTGGCGCACATCTGGCTGGTGCCCAACCCGGAGCACAACCCGGCGGGCGACTTTGGTCTGGACCCAGCCAGCGGGCTGGCGCTCAACATACCCAAGGACACGGGCATGCCGCGCTACACCTTCTCGACCATCGGGTTGTACCGCAAGGAGCTGTTCCTGCAGCCCTGGTGCGACGTACCGCCGGGCAATCCGGCAGGTACACATGCAGCCCTGGCACCACTGCTGCGATTGGCCATGGACCAGCAAAGGGTGAGTGCCGCGCTCTACACTGGCGCCTGGACCGACGTAGGCACGCCTCAGCGCCTGGCCCTGCTCAACAACTGA
- a CDS encoding two-component system response regulator: MEQEEELASLPMILVVDDSPDFLILMHGLLRDRYRVKVASDGERGLAVARQSPAPDLILLDVSMPGLDGYAVCQQLKQDPATRDIPVIFLTSRSEVQDEEKGFALGAVDYITKPVSPVVALARLRTHLAIKTSTDYLRDKNALLEEEVSRRTREINAIQDVTILAMASMAEARDVDTGNHVRRVQHYVRALAWKLSSHPRFRDYLTVPTISMLFKSTPLHDIGKAGIPDRILLKRGRLTPEEFEVMKTHTTLGRDAIAHAEAALGVDVPFFTMAKEIAYSHQEKWDGTGYPQGLAGDRIPIPARLMSVADVYDALISRRVYKEPMPHADAVQVIQGASGQHFDPDVVEAFMQIHQQLYAIALTYADSHSDLERKAQYLKISLETPP; encoded by the coding sequence ATGGAACAAGAGGAGGAACTGGCTTCATTACCCATGATTCTGGTGGTGGATGACTCGCCGGACTTTCTGATTCTGATGCATGGTCTGTTGCGCGACCGATACCGGGTCAAGGTGGCCAGTGACGGTGAGCGTGGCTTGGCTGTGGCGCGCCAGTCACCGGCGCCTGACCTGATCCTGCTGGACGTCTCCATGCCTGGCCTGGACGGCTATGCGGTCTGCCAGCAGCTCAAGCAGGACCCCGCCACGCGGGACATACCGGTGATCTTTCTGACCTCCCGCAGCGAGGTGCAGGACGAAGAAAAGGGCTTTGCCCTGGGCGCAGTGGACTACATCACCAAGCCCGTGAGTCCGGTGGTGGCACTGGCCCGGCTGCGCACGCATCTGGCCATCAAGACCAGTACCGACTATCTGCGTGACAAGAATGCGCTGCTGGAAGAGGAAGTGTCGCGGCGCACGCGCGAAATCAATGCCATCCAGGACGTGACCATTCTGGCCATGGCCTCCATGGCCGAGGCCCGCGATGTAGACACGGGCAACCATGTGCGGCGGGTGCAGCACTATGTGCGCGCCCTGGCCTGGAAGCTCTCCAGCCATCCGCGCTTTCGCGACTACCTCACCGTGCCCACCATCTCCATGCTGTTCAAATCCACGCCGCTGCACGACATTGGAAAGGCCGGCATACCGGATCGCATTCTGCTCAAGCGCGGGCGCCTCACCCCGGAAGAGTTCGAGGTCATGAAGACCCACACCACCCTGGGGCGCGATGCCATCGCCCATGCGGAAGCGGCACTGGGTGTGGACGTGCCGTTCTTCACCATGGCCAAGGAGATTGCCTACTCGCACCAGGAAAAGTGGGATGGCACGGGTTACCCGCAAGGTCTGGCAGGAGACCGCATCCCCATCCCTGCGCGTCTGATGTCGGTGGCTGACGTGTACGACGCGCTCATCAGCCGCCGCGTGTACAAGGAGCCGATGCCGCATGCCGACGCGGTGCAGGTGATACAGGGCGCCAGCGGTCAGCATTTCGATCCGGACGTGGTCGAGGCGTTCATGCAGATCCATCAGCAGCTGTATGCCATCGCTCTCACTTACGCCGATAGCCATAGTGACCTTGAGCGCAAGGCACAATACCTAAAAATCAGTCTGGAGACACCCCCATGA
- a CDS encoding NADP-dependent malic enzyme, whose translation MNNDISPAEQALRDAAREYHRTPTRGKISVNATKPLQNQRDLSLAYSPGVAYPCLDIQADPSLAYEYTSRGNLVAVITNGTAVLGLGDIGPLAGKPVMEGKGCLFKKFAGIDVFDIELAERDPDKLVDIIAAMEPTLGGVNLEDIKAPECFYIEQKLRERMNIPVFHDDQHGTAIISSAALLNGLELVGKDIAKVRVAVSGAGAAALACLDVMVGLGVRRENVYVCDSKGVIYEGRPGGYDESKARVAQKTELRTLADVVNGADVFLGCSTAGVLTQAMVKTMADKPIILALANPEPEIRPELAKEVRPDCIIATGRSDYPNQVNNVLCFPYIFRGALDCGATKITEAMKLACVRQIADLAKADISEEVATAYAGKELVFGSDYLIPTPFDSRLILRIAPAVAAAAAESGVATRPIEDMEAYRQQLSRFVYQTGMFMRPVFTAAKSVPMEAKRVAYAEGEDERVLRAVQVVVDEGLAKPILVGRPAVIEARVKKAGLRIRMGADFEVVNPEDDPRFKQYWETYHRIMGRNGVSMEAAKAAVRRSSTTIASLMVKLGDADAMLCGLVGRFDTHLDHVRDVIGMRPDATSMAALNALMMEHRTLFIADTFVNEDPDAQQLAEIALMAAEEVQRFGLPPKVAFLSHSMYGSSKRKSAVKMRQAFELFSKMAPHIPCDGELHGDAALSEEMRNNVLMDGKLQGEANILICPNLDAANILFNVLKMVGGHGVTVGPILLGAAGPAHVLTPSATVRRVVNMTALAAAHSVLKAGS comes from the coding sequence ATGAACAACGATATCTCTCCCGCCGAGCAGGCGCTACGCGACGCCGCCCGCGAATACCATCGCACCCCCACGCGCGGCAAGATTTCCGTCAACGCCACCAAGCCGCTGCAGAACCAGCGCGATCTCTCGCTGGCCTACTCACCGGGTGTAGCCTATCCGTGTCTGGACATCCAGGCGGACCCGAGCCTGGCCTACGAGTACACCAGCCGCGGCAACCTGGTGGCCGTCATCACCAACGGCACGGCGGTGCTGGGGCTGGGGGACATCGGCCCGCTGGCGGGCAAGCCGGTGATGGAAGGCAAGGGCTGCCTGTTCAAGAAGTTTGCCGGGATCGATGTGTTCGACATCGAGTTGGCCGAGCGCGACCCCGACAAGCTGGTGGACATCATTGCCGCCATGGAGCCCACGCTGGGCGGCGTCAACCTGGAAGACATCAAGGCGCCCGAGTGCTTCTACATCGAGCAGAAATTGCGCGAGCGCATGAACATCCCGGTGTTCCATGACGACCAGCACGGCACCGCCATCATCTCCAGCGCCGCCCTGCTCAACGGGCTGGAGCTGGTGGGCAAGGACATTGCCAAGGTGCGCGTAGCCGTCTCTGGCGCGGGCGCAGCGGCCCTGGCCTGCCTGGATGTGATGGTGGGCTTGGGCGTGCGGCGCGAGAACGTCTACGTGTGCGACTCCAAGGGCGTCATCTACGAGGGCCGCCCCGGCGGCTACGACGAGTCCAAGGCGCGCGTGGCACAGAAGACCGAGCTGCGCACCCTGGCCGACGTGGTCAACGGCGCCGACGTGTTCCTGGGCTGCTCCACCGCCGGTGTGCTGACGCAGGCCATGGTCAAGACCATGGCCGACAAGCCCATCATCCTGGCGCTGGCCAACCCGGAGCCCGAAATCCGCCCCGAGCTGGCCAAGGAAGTGCGCCCGGACTGCATCATCGCCACGGGTCGCTCCGACTACCCCAACCAGGTCAACAATGTCCTGTGCTTCCCCTACATCTTCCGTGGCGCGCTGGACTGCGGCGCCACCAAGATCACCGAGGCCATGAAGCTGGCCTGCGTGCGCCAGATCGCCGATCTTGCCAAGGCCGACATCAGCGAGGAAGTGGCCACAGCCTACGCCGGCAAGGAGCTGGTGTTCGGCTCCGACTACCTCATCCCCACACCCTTTGACTCGCGCCTGATCCTGCGCATCGCACCCGCCGTTGCGGCCGCTGCAGCGGAGTCTGGCGTGGCCACCCGTCCGATAGAGGACATGGAGGCCTACCGCCAGCAGCTATCGCGCTTTGTCTACCAGACCGGCATGTTCATGCGCCCGGTCTTCACCGCCGCCAAGAGCGTGCCCATGGAGGCCAAACGTGTGGCCTATGCCGAGGGCGAAGACGAGCGCGTGCTGCGCGCCGTGCAAGTGGTGGTGGACGAAGGCCTGGCCAAGCCGATTCTGGTGGGCCGCCCGGCCGTCATCGAGGCGCGCGTCAAGAAGGCGGGCCTGCGCATCCGCATGGGAGCGGACTTCGAGGTGGTGAACCCCGAGGACGATCCGCGCTTCAAGCAGTACTGGGAAACCTACCACCGCATCATGGGCCGCAACGGCGTCTCCATGGAGGCGGCCAAGGCCGCAGTGCGCCGCTCCAGCACCACCATTGCCTCACTCATGGTCAAGCTGGGCGATGCCGACGCCATGCTGTGCGGCCTGGTGGGCCGCTTTGACACCCACCTGGACCATGTGCGCGACGTCATCGGCATGCGCCCCGACGCCACCAGCATGGCCGCCCTGAACGCTCTCATGATGGAGCACCGCACGCTCTTCATTGCCGACACCTTTGTCAACGAAGACCCGGACGCCCAGCAACTGGCTGAGATCGCCCTCATGGCCGCAGAAGAAGTGCAGCGCTTCGGCCTGCCGCCCAAGGTGGCCTTTCTGTCGCACTCCATGTATGGCAGCTCCAAACGCAAGTCCGCCGTCAAGATGCGCCAAGCCTTTGAGCTGTTCAGCAAGATGGCGCCGCATATCCCCTGCGATGGCGAGCTGCATGGGGACGCCGCACTGAGTGAAGAGATGCGCAACAACGTGCTGATGGACGGCAAACTTCAAGGCGAGGCCAATATCCTGATCTGCCCCAACCTGGATGCCGCCAACATCCTGTTCAACGTGCTCAAGATGGTGGGCGGCCATGGCGTGACCGTAGGCCCCATCCTGCTGGGTGCAGCCGGCCCCGCCCACGTGCTGACGCCCTCGGCGACGGTACGCCGTGTGGTCAACATGACGGCACTGGCTGCCGCACACTCGGTCCTGAAGGCGGGCAGCTGA
- a CDS encoding MYG1 family protein, producing the protein MTQHRTIATHNGSFHADDVFGVAVLMGVFPAHTLVRTRNGALIEAADFAVDVGGLWDAGSGRFDHHQRGFEGARPARLVDGAGVPGVGYASAGLVWSAHGADYVRAFAARTGWQADAQAIADITHSIDNALVQYLDIVDTGQGDVAPGIFGLSALIAQLNSNWMEEAGLDVDAKASLQEERFREAVAITTRFLDRAILKQISQLRSMDIVRQSPRLFDGRVLHLQEGGMPWTRVVVEEMPEVLFVIYPDSDGRQYQLKTTPVAHGSFTSRKDLPASWAGLRDAELAAVTGVEDSVFCHLNLFIGGARSLEGTIRLAELALQSEQ; encoded by the coding sequence ATGACCCAACACAGAACCATTGCCACACACAACGGCAGCTTTCACGCCGACGACGTCTTCGGCGTCGCCGTCCTGATGGGCGTCTTCCCCGCCCATACCCTGGTCCGCACGCGCAATGGCGCCCTGATTGAAGCCGCCGACTTCGCCGTCGATGTGGGCGGCCTGTGGGATGCGGGCAGCGGCCGCTTTGACCACCACCAGCGTGGTTTTGAAGGTGCCCGCCCGGCACGCCTGGTAGACGGTGCGGGGGTTCCCGGTGTGGGCTATGCCAGCGCAGGCCTGGTGTGGTCCGCGCATGGCGCCGATTACGTGCGCGCCTTTGCCGCGCGCACCGGCTGGCAGGCGGATGCCCAGGCAATCGCGGACATCACCCACTCCATTGACAACGCCCTGGTGCAGTACCTGGACATTGTGGACACTGGCCAGGGCGACGTGGCGCCCGGCATCTTCGGGCTGTCGGCGCTGATTGCCCAGCTCAACTCCAACTGGATGGAAGAAGCCGGTCTGGACGTGGACGCCAAGGCCAGCCTGCAGGAAGAGCGCTTTCGCGAAGCGGTGGCCATCACCACCCGCTTCCTGGACCGCGCCATCCTCAAGCAAATTTCGCAGCTGCGTTCCATGGACATCGTGCGCCAGTCACCCCGATTGTTCGACGGTCGGGTGCTGCATTTGCAGGAAGGCGGCATGCCATGGACGCGCGTGGTCGTGGAAGAAATGCCCGAGGTGTTGTTTGTCATCTACCCCGACTCCGACGGACGGCAGTACCAGTTGAAGACAACACCCGTCGCGCATGGCTCATTTACTTCCCGCAAGGACTTGCCTGCCAGTTGGGCCGGCCTGCGCGATGCGGAGCTGGCCGCAGTCACCGGCGTGGAAGACAGCGTGTTCTGTCACCTCAACCTGTTCATCGGTGGCGCCCGCAGCCTGGAAGGCACCATCCGGCTGGCCGAACTGGCGCTTCAGTCGGAGCAGTAA
- a CDS encoding SPFH domain-containing protein encodes MGLLDFIKKQFIDVIQWTEESDGTLAWRFPMEDMEIQNGGVLVVRESQMALFVNEGKVADVFGPGTHKLTTQTLPLLTNLKNWDKLFDSPFKSDVYFFSTRQQIDQKWGTPQPITIRDADFGAVRLRAFGNFNYRIAQPALFYTEISGTRSSYGVDEVDGQLRGLVLQNISAAIAGSGVAFLDLAANQVAFAQALTQQLAPEFEKIGLKLEGMTVQSVSLPEELQKVLDQKIGMGMVGGDMGKFMQYQTAQAIPKFAEGAGHGGGVAGDAMGLGAGVALGQVLAQNLQAGLQAAPAGAQAAVAGVKPDEVMATLEKLADLKAKGILTQEEFDAKKAELLKKLV; translated from the coding sequence ATGGGTTTGCTGGACTTCATCAAGAAACAGTTTATTGACGTCATTCAATGGACCGAAGAGTCCGATGGCACTTTGGCCTGGCGCTTCCCCATGGAAGACATGGAAATCCAGAACGGCGGTGTGCTGGTGGTGCGCGAGTCGCAGATGGCGCTGTTCGTGAACGAAGGCAAGGTGGCCGACGTATTCGGCCCCGGTACGCACAAGCTCACCACACAGACGCTGCCACTGCTGACCAACCTCAAGAACTGGGACAAGCTGTTCGATTCCCCGTTCAAGAGCGATGTGTATTTCTTCAGCACGCGCCAGCAGATCGACCAAAAGTGGGGTACCCCGCAGCCCATCACCATCCGCGATGCGGACTTCGGCGCGGTGCGGCTGCGTGCCTTTGGCAACTTCAACTATCGCATTGCACAGCCAGCCCTGTTCTACACCGAAATTTCCGGCACCCGCAGCAGCTACGGTGTGGATGAAGTGGACGGCCAGTTGCGCGGTCTGGTGTTGCAAAACATCAGTGCTGCCATCGCTGGCAGCGGCGTGGCATTCCTGGATCTGGCGGCGAATCAGGTGGCGTTTGCGCAGGCGCTGACCCAGCAGCTTGCGCCCGAGTTCGAAAAAATCGGTCTCAAGCTCGAGGGTATGACGGTGCAGAGCGTGTCCCTGCCCGAAGAGCTGCAAAAGGTGCTGGACCAGAAGATCGGCATGGGCATGGTCGGTGGCGACATGGGCAAGTTCATGCAGTACCAGACGGCGCAGGCCATTCCAAAGTTTGCCGAGGGCGCAGGCCATGGCGGCGGCGTGGCAGGGGACGCCATGGGGCTGGGTGCCGGTGTGGCCCTGGGCCAGGTGCTGGCGCAGAACCTGCAGGCCGGTTTGCAGGCTGCACCTGCGGGCGCGCAAGCCGCTGTTGCGGGCGTGAAGCCCGACGAGGTCATGGCCACACTGGAAAAGCTCGCCGACCTCAAGGCCAAGGGCATCCTCACCCAGGAAGAGTTTGACGCCAAGAAGGCCGAACTGCTCAAGAAACTGGTCTAG